CAAAAAAGACCAGCCAAGGTAACTTTTACACAAAATATGCAAGGTACGAATTGGACTTCAACTCCTGGTCCCATCGATCCTAACAGATTTGTAGCACCTTTAGGATGATAGGATTTATTCCCTTTCTTATTATCAATAAATTTTGAGGTTCTCTCATAACTTATAGTGgatttaatttactttttcttAAAAAGTAACAAATTAACTAAACAATTAATAATTCTATCACAGGAAAACCAAAACTAATAATTGCAAATGGATGCAAATATAAGGAATAAGTTATGCCAACTAGCAAAGTTTGGCAGCTGCCTTTTGATCCTTGGCTACTTGCCCCCATGTTCACGTGATGTGCTTCCtagggttttttgttttgttccaCTCATCACTATTCCTATATAACACCCTCGTTTCACTACAAACCCTTACAACAGCAGCACTctgccactctctctctctctctttctctctccaaaGACAGACAGACATGGCGGAGTCCAGCAAGCTCCATGCTCTCTTCCTCATTTGCTTGCTCTTCATTTCCTCAGCCTCTCCAATCCTCGGCTGTGGCACTTGCGGCAAGCCAAAGCACAAGCCTGTTAAACCTAAACCAAAGACTCCCAAAGGACCCATAGTGGTTCCACCCATTCATGTCAAGCCACCTGGCGTCAAAATACCTCCAGTCACAGTCCCTCCCATCGTAAAACCACCAGTGACAATACCACCCATTGTCAAACCACCAGTGACAATCCCACCCATCAAACCACCAGTGACAATCCCACCCATCAAACCACCAGTCACAATCCCACCCATTATCCCACCCATTGTAAAACCACCAGTCACAATCCCACCCATCGTAAAACCACCCGTTACAATCCCACCCGTCACAATCCCACCCATTAAGCCACCAGTGACCCTTCCTCCAGTAATCCCACCCATCGTAAAACCACCAGTCACAATCCCACCCGTTACAATCCCACCCATTAAGCCACCAGTGACCCTTCCTCCAATAATCCCACCTGGGATAATCCCACCAGTCATAGGGGGGCCCCCAGCTACGAAGCCACCAAGTCCAGGGACACCATGCCCTCCACCGCCAGGGAACACGTGCCCCATTGACACATTGAAACTGGGTGCTTGTGTGGATCTTCTAGGCGGGTTGGTCCACGTTGGGCAGGGTGACCCGGTGGTGAACGAGTGCTGCCCGGTGCTGCAAGGGCTTGTTGAACTTGAAGCTGCAGTGTGCCTCTGCACTACTCTCAAAATCAAGCTTCTTAACCTCAACATCTTTGTCCCACTGGCTCTTCAGCTCCTTGTCACTTGTGGCAAGAGTCCTCCTCCTGGTTTCACTTGCTCTCTCTAAAAGAAGAAATCTACGTAAGTTCTTAAGATAACCATGAAGTAATTAATTACTTAACTAGTGCTACGTAGTTACGTACATTATATATCTAATCCGTAGCCTAACTTGAAACATGAACTTTATGGGATGGGtggattttttattatattcgtATTTACAAAGTTCTATTTTGTTTTGAAAATGTTAGTAAGACTTTAAAAAGTTCTATACCACtttaaacatataaaaatacatgaaataaaataagagtgcagattaatatttttgaataacaacaacaattttcttttgtttataataCGTACTCATTCCTAGCTAGATCGCTGGTCTTGGAAGTTGGAAATGAGTATTCTTTTAGGGATTCAAAAATGAATGCTACACTTATTATCTAGTTGtaccatctctctaatagaggtaAAGTCCATTAACATATGTGGgtctcatctctattagagaaATGATACAAATAATGGTACAAATAAATGGTAAGAGTAGTATTTTTGAATTATATGCATTTTTGTTCACCACCGGCCTTCAAGTGGTAGTAATGCTCACCACTCGTTGGATGAGTTTACATTTTGAGATTGTGTCTATCCTATATACATATatcgaaatttaaactcatataACCGAGATAAATAAGGTGATGAGCAAAAGTATTCCCTCCAAAAATGCAAGCAATTTTGTTTATGTTAAGCAACAAAAACATCACACACTAATATAATTAAAGAGGAATTAAtaaatgatttttattttattttatctagATCTATCTTTAGCTATCGTACATATAAACACATTGCATTGAAAATTTCTCTTATGAACATTGTTTGATCACAGAATGTTGTCTTGATTTATGGCCTTGCAGATTGATGGATCCAACAGAGCAATCGTTGGGAAGGGAACAATCGTCATGAGAGAATGTCGAGCCTCCCCCTCCCTACGTCCATTTGTTTAACTTTCCCCCcaatattttcttattttgattattAATGGTATTGAGATGATGTTAATTTGGATGTGATATTGTACACACCATTTGTTTTTAATTGTGAAAGCATTGTTGCATGCATGTGTGTTTTATCTCAGGAATGAAAATTAAGCAATCAAAGATGTTTTTATCTTATCTttcaatgacaaaaaattaataaagatgCGTGGGagataaaaataagtgtgtgaatATTAATATCTTTATTCAGTATCCATTGCTCAACCCACAATCATCAATATGCTAACTCTAATGACAAATCTGTAAGTCAAGATTTATAAGTTATATAACAACTGACTCATATACCGATCTAACCACTAACCTGAGGAAGACATCGTCTCAGAAATAGGGTGAAGAACTGAGGCTCTTCTATATCTCTGCACTGACCGGAAGCAAGACTCACTCAATGGGGCTTGAGAATTTCTGTATACTTGCGTATTTAGTGAGAGCACAAGGACCTCAGTTATATACTATATGTGATGGTCTTTGATTAGGAGTCCTCCCATTAAGTAAACCCTATCAAAGATTAACCTTATCACCGAAGATTACTTATGCATAAATCAGCTAGAAGAGTTCTAGTTTATCTAAGAATGTTTCTGACTTGTATACCTAAGTAATACAACTCCTTAAAAGTCTACCGCATGTGTTAATGTTAATCTCCTTGTCGTCCCAAAAGTCTTTGTACAAATCACAAAGTGTTTGC
This is a stretch of genomic DNA from Malus domestica chromosome 02, GDT2T_hap1. It encodes these proteins:
- the LOC103417982 gene encoding repetitive proline-rich cell wall protein 1-like; its protein translation is MCFLGFFVLFHSSLFLYNTLVSLQTLTTAALCHSLSLSFSLQRQTDMAESSKLHALFLICLLFISSASPILGCGTCGKPKHKPVKPKPKTPKGPIVVPPIHVKPPGVKIPPVTVPPIVKPPVTIPPIVKPPVTIPPIKPPVTIPPIKPPVTIPPIIPPIVKPPVTIPPIVKPPVTIPPVTIPPIKPPVTLPPVIPPIVKPPVTIPPVTIPPIKPPVTLPPIIPPGIIPPVIGGPPATKPPSPGTPCPPPPGNTCPIDTLKLGACVDLLGGLVHVGQGDPVVNECCPVLQGLVELEAAVCLCTTLKIKLLNLNIFVPLALQLLVTCGKSPPPGFTCSL